The nucleotide window CCCGTAGGCTGGTCTGAGCCGTGCGCACCCCAGCATTTCCGGCCAGCCTTAACCGCGAGACGAAGAGCTGGGATGGTCATCCCAGCCTACAGGGCTCAGACACCATCAATGAAAGTGAGAGAGCTTATCAAGATGATCGAAACGGACGGATGGTATCTCGCGCGGATGAAGGGCGATCATCGTCAGTTTCATCATCCAACCAAACCCGGTACAGTCACGGTTGCAGGCAAGCCCGGCGTAG belongs to Deltaproteobacteria bacterium and includes:
- a CDS encoding type II toxin-antitoxin system HicA family toxin, producing the protein MKVRELIKMIETDGWYLARMKGDHRQFHHPTKPGTVTVAGKPGVDIPPGTLNSILKQAGLKE